A region of Candidatus Stygibacter australis DNA encodes the following proteins:
- a CDS encoding ribosome assembly cofactor RimP — protein MQEKIESIVKEACAAQGVALYDLEFKPTDHGKLLLVYVTSLGGVKVSACQKISKKIAHQLEEEDLIEGRYFLEVSSPGLERDLKKKSHFVSAINEQVSLTVHGEGKNDLIEGKLVEVNQNRITLLLEDGEELEVLLSRIKKAKTLFDYKQDLKTGKADLKKEKE, from the coding sequence ATGCAGGAAAAAATTGAAAGTATTGTTAAGGAAGCGTGTGCGGCACAGGGAGTGGCATTATATGATCTGGAGTTTAAGCCTACAGATCATGGAAAGCTGCTGCTGGTCTATGTCACCAGTCTGGGTGGTGTGAAGGTTAGTGCCTGCCAGAAGATCAGCAAAAAGATCGCGCATCAGCTTGAAGAAGAGGATTTGATTGAAGGCAGATATTTTCTGGAAGTATCGTCTCCTGGTTTGGAGCGGGACTTGAAGAAAAAGAGTCACTTTGTGAGTGCCATCAATGAGCAGGTAAGCCTGACAGTGCATGGAGAAGGGAAAAATGATCTTATAGAGGGGAAACTTGTGGAAGTTAACCAGAACAGGATCACATTATTACTTGAAGATGGCGAAGAATTAGAAGTATTATTGAGCAGGATCAAAAAGGCAAAAACCTTATTTGATTATAAACAGGACTTGAAGACTGGCAAAGCGGATCTGAAGAAGGAGAAAGAATGA
- a CDS encoding DUF448 domain-containing protein — protein sequence MPNQASHAGHIPQRTCVICRQKTDQGKLLRLVLLKGKYVIDPHRVLSGRGYYCCEAKECVEKIEKWVQRYRKRKQKKA from the coding sequence ATGCCCAATCAAGCATCTCATGCGGGTCATATACCTCAACGGACGTGTGTGATCTGCCGTCAGAAAACTGATCAGGGAAAATTACTTCGTTTGGTGCTGCTCAAGGGCAAATATGTGATTGACCCCCACAGGGTTTTATCTGGCAGAGGATATTACTGCTGCGAAGCAAAAGAATGTGTGGAGAAAATAGAAAAATGGGTACAAAGGTATCGGAAACGGAAACAGAAAAAGGCATAG
- the nusA gene encoding transcription termination factor NusA produces MSTNLMGSLAALANLKQLGLEEIEEIIKESIDGAVSKKLTSENELEVITDFKTGIIEIRFVRIVVERDMNLGEISLEEAQERNQHLELGDKITAKLSLIDFEPKMIKTIRRSILERMKALEEDRIRGDFERQKNQIVMGKVTKSDYNGYSVDIGYAEALLPPDEQIDEEYYKPGDMIRAYVIDIRKRKTDSMIILSRTSPEFVMKLFEMEIPEISTQEIVIKKIVREPGIKTKVAVEAINKAIDPTAACLGPKGVRIDIIRKELNDELVDIVIWDNSPEQLVANAIGPDLVERVYLADRGKFARVIVDIKNKNQAIGKKGKNVKLAAKLTDFKLDIYTESEFEDKIAEERRVTSHISDLDGVTSKLAEILKRYGYTSVQDVFEASVDELCNLEGLGKKTAQKLKESAEYF; encoded by the coding sequence ATGAGTACGAATTTGATGGGTTCATTAGCGGCATTAGCTAATCTGAAACAGCTGGGACTGGAAGAGATAGAAGAGATCATCAAAGAAAGTATCGATGGTGCAGTATCCAAGAAGCTGACTTCTGAAAATGAGCTGGAAGTGATCACTGATTTCAAAACCGGTATCATCGAAATCAGATTTGTAAGGATAGTGGTAGAGCGGGATATGAATCTGGGTGAGATCAGTCTGGAAGAAGCTCAGGAACGTAATCAGCATCTGGAATTAGGTGATAAAATAACCGCCAAATTGAGTCTTATAGATTTTGAGCCAAAAATGATCAAGACTATCCGGCGTTCGATACTGGAACGGATGAAGGCATTGGAAGAAGACAGGATTCGAGGTGATTTTGAGCGTCAAAAGAACCAGATCGTCATGGGAAAAGTGACAAAATCTGATTATAATGGATATTCAGTTGATATTGGTTATGCGGAAGCATTATTACCACCAGATGAACAGATTGATGAAGAATATTATAAACCGGGTGATATGATCCGGGCTTATGTGATAGATATTCGTAAACGCAAGACAGATTCCATGATCATTCTCTCACGCACCTCACCGGAATTTGTGATGAAGCTATTTGAAATGGAAATTCCAGAAATTTCCACTCAGGAAATAGTGATCAAAAAGATAGTGCGTGAACCAGGGATCAAGACTAAAGTTGCCGTGGAAGCAATCAATAAGGCAATCGATCCGACCGCTGCCTGCCTGGGACCAAAGGGTGTGAGGATTGATATTATCCGCAAGGAACTAAATGATGAACTGGTTGATATAGTAATCTGGGATAATTCACCGGAGCAGCTTGTAGCAAATGCGATAGGACCTGATCTGGTGGAAAGGGTTTACCTTGCTGACCGCGGGAAATTTGCCAGAGTGATAGTAGATATCAAGAATAAGAATCAAGCAATTGGCAAGAAAGGCAAGAACGTGAAGCTGGCAGCAAAGCTTACAGATTTTAAATTAGATATTTATACAGAGTCAGAATTTGAGGACAAGATAGCAGAGGAACGACGCGTAACGAGTCACATCAGTGATCTTGATGGAGTAACCTCAAAGCTGGCAGAAATATTAAAGAGATATGGCTATACTTCAGTGCAGGATGTTTTTGAAGCCAGCGTAGATGAATTATGCAATCTTGAAGGTTTAGGCAAGAAAACAGCCCAGAAATTGAAGGAGTCAGCAGAGTATTTCTAA
- a CDS encoding ribosomal L7Ae/L30e/S12e/Gadd45 family protein has protein sequence MGTKVSETETEKGIDSLLQLCMKAGKLVCGIDATLRLLSRKKIFMIIYSEDLAANSRQKILSKCEEKGIPTYCYSTKLKLGRLFNRRETGILSISDRNFASGIVKKLAKRTENETNWEV, from the coding sequence ATGGGTACAAAGGTATCGGAAACGGAAACAGAAAAAGGCATAGACAGCCTCTTGCAGCTTTGTATGAAAGCTGGAAAGCTGGTGTGCGGTATTGATGCCACGCTCCGACTTCTATCCAGGAAAAAAATATTTATGATCATATATAGTGAAGACCTGGCAGCTAACTCCAGGCAAAAGATTTTAAGTAAATGTGAAGAAAAGGGAATTCCGACGTATTGCTACAGCACAAAATTGAAGCTGGGAAGATTGTTTAATCGGCGAGAGACAGGAATTTTATCAATAAGTGACCGGAATTTTGCCAGTGGAATTGTGAAGAAACTGGCAAAAAGAACTGAGAATGAAACAAACTGGGAGGTTTGA